The Pseudomonas sp. TH06 genome has a window encoding:
- the algG gene encoding mannuronan 5-epimerase AlgG yields MISTRIGSLSLLAGAMLLASAGAFASVEPAAPQPGKPATMAKELQQAKTYTVSSAPTEALELAKPKLPDLSGFTAEAAAAKIVRSKAGKISVRRMMQEDALKDFIGGDNKMAEWVVRQHGIPQAIFVDDGYINLKDLAKKLPKQYFSETSPGVYLSKLPIVVGRKGILEIDGQTQELRLSQEAGSFLVNDGQLFVRDTKITGWREKENGPATFRSPKEFRPFLLAWGGTETYIVNSKMASFGYANSKSYGVSISQYTPNMAKVLKRPEPTGWIVGSEFSDMWYGFYCYETRDFVVKGNTYKDNIVYGIDPHDRSHGLIIAENTVHGTKKKHGIIISREVNDSFIFNNKSFDNHLSGLVIDRNSVNNIIAYNEIYKNHTDGITLYESADNLLWGNKVISNKRHGIRIRNSVNIRLYENVAMANGLTGVYGHIKDLTDTDRDIKLDPFDAQVSLIVVGGELAANGSGPLSIDSPLSVELYRVSMLAPTKSSGISFNGILGERQDEILDLLVRQQKAVLIDPVERQTEMQD; encoded by the coding sequence ATGATCAGCACCAGGATAGGCTCACTCAGCCTGCTGGCCGGCGCGATGCTGCTGGCCAGCGCCGGCGCCTTCGCCAGCGTGGAACCAGCCGCCCCGCAACCGGGCAAGCCGGCGACCATGGCCAAAGAACTGCAACAGGCCAAGACCTACACCGTCAGCAGCGCGCCGACCGAGGCGCTGGAACTGGCCAAACCGAAACTGCCTGACCTCTCCGGTTTCACCGCCGAGGCGGCTGCGGCGAAGATCGTCCGCAGCAAAGCGGGCAAGATCAGCGTGCGCCGGATGATGCAGGAAGACGCACTGAAGGACTTCATCGGCGGCGACAACAAGATGGCCGAATGGGTGGTGCGTCAGCACGGCATCCCACAGGCGATCTTCGTCGACGACGGCTACATCAACCTCAAGGATCTGGCGAAGAAACTGCCCAAGCAGTACTTCAGCGAGACGTCGCCGGGCGTGTACCTGTCGAAGCTGCCAATCGTCGTCGGCCGTAAAGGCATCCTCGAAATCGACGGCCAGACTCAGGAATTGCGCCTGTCGCAAGAGGCCGGTTCGTTCCTCGTCAACGACGGTCAGCTGTTTGTGCGTGACACCAAAATCACTGGCTGGCGCGAAAAGGAAAACGGCCCGGCCACCTTCCGTTCGCCGAAGGAATTCCGTCCGTTCCTGCTGGCCTGGGGCGGCACCGAGACCTACATCGTCAACAGCAAGATGGCCAGTTTCGGTTATGCCAACAGTAAGTCGTACGGCGTGAGTATTTCCCAGTACACGCCGAACATGGCCAAGGTCCTCAAGCGTCCCGAGCCGACTGGCTGGATCGTCGGCTCCGAGTTCTCCGACATGTGGTACGGCTTCTACTGCTACGAGACCCGCGACTTTGTGGTCAAGGGCAACACCTACAAAGACAACATCGTCTACGGCATCGACCCGCACGACCGTTCGCACGGCCTGATCATTGCCGAGAACACCGTGCACGGCACGAAGAAGAAGCACGGGATCATTATTTCCCGTGAGGTCAACGACAGCTTCATCTTCAACAACAAGAGCTTCGACAACCACCTCTCGGGCCTGGTGATCGACCGTAACAGTGTCAACAACATCATTGCCTACAACGAGATCTACAAGAACCACACCGACGGCATCACGCTCTACGAGTCCGCCGACAACCTGCTGTGGGGCAACAAGGTCATCAGCAACAAGCGCCACGGCATCCGTATTCGCAACAGCGTGAACATCCGCCTCTACGAAAACGTCGCCATGGCCAACGGTTTGACCGGCGTCTACGGCCACATCAAAGACCTCACCGACACCGACCGTGACATCAAGCTCGACCCGTTCGATGCGCAGGTGTCACTGATCGTCGTCGGCGGTGAGCTGGCGGCCAACGGCAGTGGCCCGCTGTCGATCGATTCGCCGTTGAGCGTCGAGCTGTATCGCGTGTCGATGCTGGCGCCGACCAAATCCAGTGGCATCAGCTTCAACGGCATCCTCGGCGAACGCCAGGATGAAATTCTCGACCTGTTGGTGCGCCAGCAGAAAGCCGTGCTGATCGACCCTGTCGAACGCCAGACCGAAATGCAGGACTGA
- a CDS encoding alginate O-acetyltransferase, which yields MHPHLIRLLSLSALTVGILAASNGARADEGAAATPPKFSAEPCCNLCPAAHDAKNYTTRYQQNFTTLVQAQGDWLFRTQEDLRTEFNTSPAGYKRLQQLHDAFKAKGVELVIVYQPTRGLVNRNKLNPQEKAAFDYEKALGNYKTMLGRFAKMGYVVPDLSPLTNESLPDTLPAHDFYFRGDQHWTPYGAQRTAKIVAEKVKQIPAFADIPKREFETKRSGRMGKTGTLHNMAGQLCGTSYAIQYMDQFTTEPKGEAGDGDLFGDSGTPQITLVGTSHSGKNYNFAGFLEEAIGADILNVAFPGGGLEGSMLQYLGSDEFQKTPPKILIWEFSPLYRLDQETIYRQMMSLLDNGCEGKDAQMSASTTLKPGGKQELLVNSKNLNLQNSSHQVDIRFADPSVKTLQATLWYMNGRHEDIKIEKPETSDTDGRFAFELRTDEDWASQNLLAVEVQGPEAGTAPQKVEAKICKRNVFPGAGQQTAQVGQ from the coding sequence ATGCACCCACACTTGATCAGATTACTCAGCCTGTCGGCCCTGACCGTGGGCATTCTCGCCGCCAGCAACGGCGCCCGCGCCGATGAAGGTGCCGCTGCCACGCCGCCAAAGTTCAGCGCCGAACCGTGCTGCAACCTGTGCCCGGCTGCGCATGACGCGAAGAACTACACCACGCGTTATCAGCAGAACTTCACTACGCTGGTGCAGGCGCAAGGCGACTGGTTGTTCCGCACCCAGGAAGATTTGCGCACCGAGTTCAACACCAGCCCGGCCGGCTACAAGCGCCTGCAACAGTTGCACGATGCGTTCAAGGCCAAAGGCGTCGAACTGGTGATCGTCTACCAGCCAACCCGTGGCCTGGTGAACCGCAACAAGCTCAACCCGCAGGAAAAAGCCGCGTTCGATTACGAAAAAGCGCTGGGCAACTACAAAACCATGCTCGGCCGTTTCGCCAAGATGGGCTACGTAGTGCCAGACCTTTCGCCGCTGACCAACGAATCGCTGCCGGACACCCTGCCCGCTCACGATTTCTACTTCCGCGGCGATCAGCACTGGACGCCATACGGTGCACAGCGCACGGCGAAAATCGTTGCCGAAAAGGTCAAGCAGATCCCAGCCTTCGCCGACATTCCCAAGCGTGAATTCGAAACCAAGCGCTCCGGGCGCATGGGCAAGACCGGCACCCTGCACAACATGGCCGGGCAACTGTGCGGCACCAGTTACGCGATCCAATACATGGACCAGTTCACCACCGAGCCTAAGGGCGAGGCCGGTGACGGCGATCTGTTCGGCGATTCCGGCACCCCGCAAATCACCCTGGTCGGTACCTCGCACAGCGGCAAGAACTACAACTTCGCCGGCTTCCTCGAAGAAGCCATCGGCGCCGACATTCTCAACGTCGCCTTCCCCGGCGGCGGTCTGGAAGGTTCGATGTTGCAGTACCTGGGCAGCGACGAATTCCAGAAGACTCCGCCGAAAATTCTCATCTGGGAATTCTCGCCGCTGTACCGCCTCGACCAGGAAACCATCTATCGCCAGATGATGTCCCTGCTCGACAACGGCTGCGAAGGCAAAGACGCGCAAATGTCCGCCAGCACCACGCTCAAGCCCGGCGGCAAACAAGAACTGCTGGTCAACAGCAAGAACCTGAACCTGCAGAACAGCAGCCATCAGGTCGACATCCGCTTCGCCGACCCCTCGGTGAAAACCCTGCAAGCCACCCTCTGGTACATGAACGGTCGCCACGAGGACATCAAGATCGAGAAACCGGAAACCTCCGACACCGACGGTCGTTTCGCCTTTGAGTTGCGCACGGACGAAGACTGGGCCTCGCAAAACCTGCTGGCGGTCGAAGTCCAGGGCCCGGAAGCGGGCACCGCGCCACAAAAAGTCGAAGCGAAAATCTGCAAACGCAACGTATTCCCGGGCGCTGGGCAACAAACCGCTCAGGTCGGGCAATGA
- a CDS encoding alginate export family protein yields MKLNPFVKAGIGLSFALIWSCPTLAAMTETKNFGLEVKVTGQSEDDRDLGTAKGGDVNGVGLDLRPWIYGESGAWSAYAMGQAVTSTDIIETDTLQQSDGEQATDNGDRKTKKNYLAMREFWVGYSGLTPYPGEMLKFGRQRLRNDDGQWRDTNIEALNWTFDTTLLRANAGVAERFSEYRTDLKELAPKDKDRLHAYADAAYQWTPGQWVGIRGHHTHDDGKLDYAEPGVPRDSLDKTQNGDISWLGLTADSDAYNWRNTNTVNYWGSITGMSGDRDTVNPLNADGSAPTQAKRSEDVNGWATDIGVRLRLDPQWQVGGAYARASADYEQNGLESNRSNYTGTRSRVHRFGEAFRGEMNNMQTATLFGSWMVNDEYDASLIYHKFWRVDGNKPVGSNGINAVENNTDDATGAILSSTSLPLEDGNKDLGQEMDLVVTKYFKQGLLPAALSQSIDEPSALVRFRGGVFKPGDAYGKQVDSYMHRAFIDVIWRF; encoded by the coding sequence ATGAAGTTGAATCCCTTTGTGAAGGCCGGCATTGGCCTTTCGTTCGCGCTGATCTGGTCTTGCCCGACACTGGCCGCGATGACTGAAACCAAGAACTTCGGCCTCGAAGTCAAAGTCACCGGCCAGTCCGAAGACGACCGTGACCTCGGCACCGCCAAGGGCGGCGACGTCAACGGTGTCGGCCTCGACCTGCGTCCGTGGATCTACGGCGAAAGCGGCGCGTGGAGTGCCTACGCCATGGGTCAGGCCGTGACCTCGACCGACATCATCGAGACCGACACCCTGCAACAATCCGACGGTGAACAAGCCACCGACAACGGTGATCGCAAAACCAAGAAAAACTACCTGGCGATGCGCGAGTTCTGGGTCGGCTACAGCGGCCTCACGCCGTATCCGGGCGAAATGCTCAAGTTCGGTCGCCAGCGTCTGCGCAATGACGATGGCCAGTGGCGCGACACCAACATCGAAGCGCTGAACTGGACCTTCGACACCACCCTGTTGCGCGCCAACGCCGGTGTTGCCGAACGCTTCAGCGAATACCGCACCGACCTCAAAGAGCTGGCGCCGAAAGACAAGGATCGCCTGCACGCCTACGCCGACGCCGCTTACCAGTGGACGCCGGGGCAATGGGTCGGCATTCGCGGTCACCACACCCACGATGACGGCAAACTCGATTACGCCGAACCGGGTGTCCCGCGCGACTCGCTGGATAAAACCCAGAACGGCGACATCAGCTGGCTCGGCCTGACCGCCGACAGCGACGCCTACAACTGGCGCAACACCAACACCGTCAACTACTGGGGCAGCATCACCGGCATGAGCGGCGACCGCGACACAGTCAACCCGCTGAACGCCGACGGCAGCGCTCCAACCCAAGCCAAACGCAGCGAAGACGTCAACGGCTGGGCCACCGACATCGGTGTGCGTCTGCGCCTCGATCCGCAATGGCAAGTCGGCGGTGCGTATGCCCGCGCCAGCGCCGATTACGAGCAGAACGGTCTGGAGAGCAACCGCTCCAACTACACCGGTACTCGCTCGCGTGTTCACCGTTTCGGCGAAGCCTTCCGTGGCGAAATGAACAACATGCAGACCGCGACGCTGTTCGGTTCGTGGATGGTCAACGACGAGTACGACGCCAGCCTGATCTACCACAAATTCTGGCGCGTCGACGGCAACAAGCCGGTTGGCAGCAACGGCATCAACGCGGTGGAAAACAACACCGACGATGCGACCGGCGCGATTCTGTCCAGCACCTCTTTGCCGCTTGAAGACGGCAACAAGGATCTCGGTCAGGAGATGGACCTGGTCGTCACCAAGTACTTCAAGCAGGGCCTGTTGCCGGCGGCGTTGAGCCAGTCGATCGACGAGCCTTCGGCCCTCGTACGCTTCCGTGGCGGAGTGTTCAAACCGGGCGATGCGTACGGCAAGCAGGTTGATTCGTACATGCACCGCGCGTTCATCGACGTGATCTGGCGCTTCTGA